One region of Effusibacillus lacus genomic DNA includes:
- a CDS encoding LysE/ArgO family amino acid transporter: MIQAFIHGFILAFGLILPLGVQNVFVFNQGAVHKRFLNALPVVVTASICDTLLILLAVLGVSVLVLGSFWIKTLLLTAGVLFLLYMGWSTWNSNPGNSDTGEDASTFAPRKQIAFAASVSLLNPHAILDTVGVIGTSSLSYTGMEKVVFAASTILVSWVWFTGLALTGRIAGKLDKSGRFMFILNKVSAIIIWGAAGYILFGGRGPGAVT, translated from the coding sequence GTGATACAAGCCTTCATACACGGTTTCATACTTGCTTTTGGACTGATTCTGCCGCTTGGTGTACAGAATGTGTTCGTGTTCAATCAAGGGGCCGTGCACAAGCGATTTCTTAACGCGCTGCCGGTTGTCGTAACGGCATCCATTTGCGACACGCTGCTGATTTTGTTGGCGGTTTTGGGAGTTTCTGTGTTGGTGCTGGGGTCTTTCTGGATCAAGACCCTTTTGCTTACTGCCGGTGTTCTGTTCTTGCTCTACATGGGATGGTCCACATGGAACAGCAATCCGGGAAACAGTGATACCGGCGAGGATGCGAGTACATTCGCTCCCCGAAAACAGATTGCTTTTGCCGCTTCCGTCTCTCTCCTGAATCCGCATGCCATTCTGGACACCGTTGGAGTGATCGGCACCAGTTCGCTGAGTTACACGGGAATGGAGAAAGTGGTGTTTGCCGCTTCCACCATTCTGGTATCCTGGGTTTGGTTCACAGGTCTCGCTTTGACAGGACGGATTGCTGGCAAACTGGATAAGTCAGGACGTTTCATGTTCATCTTGAACAAAGTATCGGCTATCATCATCTGGGGTGCCGCTGGCTACATTCTTTTCGGAGGGAGAGGGCCGGGGGCTGTGACGTAA
- a CDS encoding DUF2249 domain-containing protein, with translation MERNIVDLDVRDILRAKQEPFDIIMKHVKELKENDCLQLHTTFEPAPLLKLMATKGFAHKIEQVEPEHFVVQFYREN, from the coding sequence ATGGAAAGAAATATCGTCGATCTTGACGTCAGGGACATACTTCGGGCCAAACAGGAGCCGTTTGACATTATCATGAAACATGTGAAAGAACTGAAGGAAAACGATTGTCTGCAATTGCACACCACATTTGAGCCGGCTCCGCTGTTGAAGTTAATGGCGACCAAAGGGTTTGCCCACAAAATCGAGCAGGTGGAGCCGGAACATTTTGTCGTGCAGTTTTATAGAGAAAACTAA
- a CDS encoding aminotransferase-like domain-containing protein yields the protein MSQLGWKPDSTSSIPLYRQIYDFIRVKIENGEWPPGSKIPSQRKLADSFGVNRSTVIMALDELIAQGLLEGKSGGGTRVVNNSWSLLSSAPLPDWNSYVQAGIHHPNMPTVQEINRAEFAPRMIRLGTGELSPDLYPRELMAKVLEQLPARISSMGYEEPKGLLVLREELGRYLKSLGIEASPSSILIVSGALQALQLISVGLLQPGSTILLEKPSYLNSLHVFQSSGMRLFGIPLDNEGVQIKAVMEQKNRQNGALLYTIPSFHNPTGIVMTEARRNQLMETCEKERLPVIEDDVYRELWLDAPAPPPLKASDKNGLVLYLGSLSKTLSPGLRIGWLVGPEPVIDRLADIKMQTDYGSSSLAQWAAAEWLSSGMYYEHLETVRKSLKERRDATADALQKHFKDLGEWTLPTGGFYIWLQLLPSLSVRTLFEKALREGILLNPGTLYDPHAVQFLRLSYSYASLSDLTQGIRRLAELIRKMQ from the coding sequence ATGTCACAACTTGGATGGAAACCTGACTCAACTTCCTCTATTCCGCTCTATCGGCAGATCTATGATTTTATTAGAGTAAAAATTGAAAACGGCGAATGGCCTCCTGGCAGCAAAATTCCTTCCCAGCGCAAATTGGCCGATTCCTTTGGCGTGAACAGAAGTACTGTGATCATGGCTCTTGATGAGTTGATTGCGCAGGGTCTCCTTGAAGGCAAAAGCGGGGGTGGCACGAGAGTCGTCAACAATTCCTGGTCCTTGCTCTCATCTGCGCCGCTTCCCGATTGGAACTCCTATGTGCAGGCGGGAATTCATCATCCGAATATGCCCACCGTTCAGGAGATCAACAGGGCGGAATTCGCCCCCCGCATGATCCGCCTGGGTACGGGAGAACTTTCCCCGGACTTGTATCCACGGGAACTTATGGCCAAAGTGTTGGAGCAATTACCGGCTCGCATCAGCTCCATGGGGTACGAAGAGCCGAAAGGACTGCTTGTCCTTAGGGAAGAACTCGGCAGGTATCTGAAATCACTGGGAATTGAAGCTTCTCCTTCCTCCATCCTGATTGTCTCAGGGGCACTGCAGGCACTGCAATTGATCTCGGTGGGACTGCTGCAGCCCGGGTCGACCATCTTGCTGGAGAAACCCTCTTATTTGAATTCCCTGCATGTATTTCAATCTTCCGGGATGAGACTGTTCGGAATTCCGCTTGATAACGAAGGAGTTCAGATCAAAGCGGTCATGGAACAGAAAAACCGCCAAAACGGAGCTCTGCTGTATACCATTCCCTCTTTCCACAACCCAACCGGAATTGTAATGACGGAAGCAAGAAGAAACCAACTGATGGAAACCTGTGAGAAGGAAAGGCTGCCTGTCATCGAGGATGACGTATACCGGGAACTTTGGCTGGATGCTCCAGCTCCCCCGCCCTTGAAAGCATCTGACAAAAACGGTCTGGTTCTCTATCTTGGCAGTTTGTCCAAGACATTGAGTCCCGGACTGAGAATTGGGTGGCTGGTCGGTCCGGAACCGGTGATTGACCGCTTGGCTGATATAAAGATGCAGACTGACTACGGGTCCAGTTCCCTCGCACAATGGGCGGCAGCCGAATGGTTATCCAGCGGCATGTATTACGAGCACCTGGAAACTGTGAGGAAATCTTTGAAGGAACGCCGGGATGCTACTGCCGATGCGCTGCAGAAGCATTTTAAAGATCTGGGGGAATGGACCTTGCCGACAGGCGGTTTCTATATTTGGCTTCAGCTGCTTCCTTCTCTATCCGTCCGAACACTTTTTGAGAAAGCCTTACGGGAAGGCATCCTGTTAAATCCCGGTACCTTGTATGATCCACATGCAGTACAGTTTCTGAGACTTTCGTATTCTTACGCCTCCCTGTCGGACCTGACACAAGGTATCCGCCGACTGGCGGAACTCATAAGAAAAATGCAATAG
- a CDS encoding MFS transporter: MEALRQGSQPQYRILYYVCAAHFLQDLLTSVVPALLPVLQTDLGLNYAQLGIVVMVANITASFFQPALGYMTDKKPLPWLLPLAALFAGLGLSGIALADSFVEVLLMVVLIGLGSATFHPEGSRVAHLAAGPRKGLAQSIFQVGGNAGQAVGPLMIPLLFLPFGLKGAAWLLVPALLGAAALLIVARWYKHWTVTWEKKGHAGAGTNHYGALALLVSVVSIRSWLHSGIASFLPLYYINVTGFNTATAEVYLFVFLMAGAIGTFVGGSLADRFSKRHILLFSMVGGVPFLLLIPYLTGLAGLINIFALGFICLSSFAVTVVYAQELVPGKVGMVSGLMIGFAIGAGGVGAAVMGYFANVLGITTLIELLLVFPILGWLLGVWLPKDGRKGTAASASL, from the coding sequence TTGGAAGCTCTCAGGCAGGGGTCACAGCCCCAGTATCGGATTCTCTATTATGTTTGTGCGGCCCATTTTTTGCAGGATTTGTTGACTTCGGTGGTTCCGGCGTTGCTTCCCGTCCTGCAGACGGACTTGGGACTGAATTACGCCCAATTGGGGATTGTGGTGATGGTAGCCAATATCACCGCATCCTTTTTCCAGCCGGCACTGGGATATATGACCGACAAGAAACCGCTGCCGTGGTTGTTGCCTCTTGCGGCGCTGTTTGCAGGACTTGGGCTGTCCGGTATTGCTCTTGCGGACAGTTTTGTCGAAGTTCTGCTGATGGTCGTCCTGATCGGTCTGGGCTCGGCGACATTTCATCCGGAAGGGTCCCGTGTTGCCCATTTGGCGGCGGGACCACGGAAGGGACTGGCACAGTCGATTTTTCAGGTAGGGGGAAATGCGGGGCAGGCCGTTGGGCCGCTGATGATTCCTCTCCTGTTCCTCCCGTTCGGGTTGAAAGGGGCGGCTTGGTTGCTGGTTCCCGCTTTGCTTGGGGCTGCTGCTTTGCTTATAGTGGCCCGCTGGTATAAGCATTGGACCGTTACCTGGGAGAAGAAAGGGCATGCAGGGGCCGGGACCAACCACTATGGGGCTTTGGCTTTGCTTGTTTCCGTCGTCAGCATTCGTTCCTGGCTGCATAGCGGCATTGCCAGTTTCTTGCCGCTCTACTATATTAATGTGACAGGATTCAATACCGCAACGGCCGAGGTATACCTGTTTGTTTTCCTGATGGCGGGAGCCATCGGAACATTTGTCGGCGGTTCGCTGGCTGACCGGTTCAGCAAGAGGCACATCCTGCTGTTTTCGATGGTGGGAGGGGTTCCGTTCCTGCTGCTGATTCCTTATTTAACAGGACTGGCCGGTCTGATCAATATCTTTGCATTGGGATTCATCTGTTTGTCGAGCTTTGCCGTAACGGTTGTTTATGCCCAGGAACTGGTTCCGGGAAAGGTCGGTATGGTATCGGGCCTGATGATTGGCTTTGCCATCGGAGCCGGAGGAGTGGGGGCTGCCGTTATGGGGTATTTTGCAAATGTCCTTGGCATAACGACCCTGATCGAACTGTTGCTGGTTTTCCCAATCCTTGGCTGGCTGCTTGGAGTCTGGTTGCCAAAGGATGGCCGGAAGGGTACGGCAGCTTCCGCATCTCTATAG
- a CDS encoding phosphodiester glycosidase family protein, giving the protein MATRKWFRYTLLALGTFAYLGVSSLLLVFYGPFEHLRSTVVGSILTSRHPQYAHFFLSEEQLKHYQPMRVDAGVEGSYDLASFENITDDRIEVLPIEEKMFTGKLMIVHDPKRIKVEVTQHLYDVGELVSEMAQRADAVAAINAGGFSDVAGRGTGGIPLGLTISGGKQITEPTGDPIIGFTKEGALVIGKYKPEDIAKLGLQEAVSFGPQLIHEGKGLITSGDGGWGRAARTAIGQREDGAVLMLVVQGRGSGGIGATLKDLERILLQHGAVTACNLDGGFSAEMWMEGELIVPPSNPLGERPVATAFIVAKSRGGQEK; this is encoded by the coding sequence ATGGCCACCAGGAAATGGTTCCGATATACGTTACTCGCATTGGGTACGTTTGCCTATCTGGGTGTATCCAGCTTGTTGCTGGTTTTCTACGGACCCTTTGAACACTTGCGTTCAACGGTGGTAGGGTCGATTCTGACCTCGCGCCACCCCCAATATGCACACTTCTTTCTGTCGGAAGAACAATTGAAGCATTACCAGCCGATGAGGGTTGACGCGGGAGTGGAAGGAAGTTATGACCTGGCGAGTTTTGAAAATATTACTGACGACAGGATTGAAGTACTGCCCATCGAAGAGAAAATGTTTACCGGCAAGTTGATGATAGTCCACGACCCGAAACGCATCAAGGTGGAGGTAACGCAGCACCTGTACGATGTAGGGGAGCTTGTCAGCGAAATGGCACAGCGCGCAGATGCGGTAGCGGCCATCAATGCGGGAGGTTTTTCCGACGTGGCCGGCAGGGGTACCGGCGGCATCCCGCTGGGACTGACCATCTCGGGCGGCAAACAAATTACCGAACCCACTGGTGATCCCATTATCGGGTTCACCAAGGAAGGTGCGCTTGTGATCGGGAAGTACAAGCCGGAGGACATCGCCAAACTTGGGTTGCAGGAGGCAGTTTCTTTCGGGCCGCAGCTTATCCATGAAGGGAAAGGTCTGATTACTTCGGGGGACGGCGGCTGGGGCCGTGCGGCACGAACCGCTATCGGACAACGGGAAGACGGCGCGGTATTGATGCTGGTGGTTCAGGGAAGAGGCAGCGGCGGTATCGGTGCCACCTTGAAAGACCTTGAACGGATCCTGCTGCAGCATGGAGCTGTTACGGCATGCAATCTGGACGGCGGTTTCAGTGCGGAAATGTGGATGGAGGGAGAATTGATCGTGCCTCCTTCCAACCCTTTGGGGGAACGACCGGTTGCCACTGCATTTATTGTTGCCAAGTCGCGAGGGGGCCAGGAAAAATGA
- the ric gene encoding iron-sulfur cluster repair di-iron protein gives MQTVFTGKEKVGDIVVNFPKASNLFKEYRIDFCCGGNRTLSEVLKQKGLDDGEVLNRLNRMYQDMVNLKESNLDFPSMGSLDLIEHIVNTHHVYLQKELPLLSEYVTKILRVHGASHGELAQLHRLFHTLKMELESHLIKEEEIIFPLIAEFEQTRSEEARNKAIKVIDELEKEHTGVGDILREMREITNQYTLPEGACRTYTLTFQKLEELESDLFQHIHLENNILFRRLAS, from the coding sequence ATGCAGACCGTATTCACAGGGAAAGAAAAAGTCGGCGATATTGTTGTAAACTTCCCGAAAGCAAGCAATCTTTTCAAGGAATACCGGATCGATTTCTGCTGCGGAGGCAACAGGACTTTGTCCGAAGTGCTTAAGCAGAAGGGCCTGGACGATGGAGAGGTTCTAAACAGGCTGAATCGGATGTATCAGGATATGGTGAACCTCAAGGAGTCCAATCTTGACTTTCCGTCCATGGGATCCTTGGATCTGATTGAACATATCGTAAATACACACCATGTCTATCTGCAGAAAGAACTTCCGCTGCTCAGCGAGTATGTGACAAAGATTCTCCGGGTGCATGGAGCTTCTCATGGAGAATTGGCACAACTGCACAGGCTGTTTCACACTTTGAAGATGGAGTTGGAGTCCCATCTGATCAAGGAAGAAGAAATCATCTTCCCTTTGATTGCCGAATTTGAACAAACCCGTTCCGAAGAAGCCAGGAACAAGGCAATAAAGGTGATCGACGAACTGGAGAAGGAACATACAGGGGTGGGAGATATTCTGAGAGAAATGCGGGAGATCACGAATCAGTACACCCTGCCGGAAGGGGCATGCCGCACCTACACACTGACATTCCAGAAGCTGGAGGAACTGGAGTCCGATCTGTTCCAGCACATTCACCTGGAGAACAATATCCTGTTCAGGCGGTTGGCAAGTTGA
- the rraA gene encoding ribonuclease E activity regulator RraA, with amino-acid sequence MSFKTADLCDEFSAELQICETSFKSYGGKKRFCGPIVTVQVLDDNVLVRQAIETVPAGSVLVVDGGGSRKCALLGDMLAKLAESRGLEGAIINGCARDVADMAELNLGVLALGSMPLKSKKEGKGRRDVILQFGGVVWTPGHYVYADEDGVVIAGRALL; translated from the coding sequence ATGAGTTTCAAAACGGCAGATTTGTGTGATGAATTTTCGGCGGAATTGCAGATTTGCGAGACAAGCTTTAAGTCCTACGGGGGAAAGAAGCGTTTTTGCGGACCGATTGTGACAGTTCAGGTGCTGGACGACAATGTGCTGGTGCGCCAGGCGATTGAAACGGTGCCTGCCGGGTCGGTGCTGGTGGTGGATGGCGGAGGTTCAAGAAAGTGTGCCCTGTTGGGGGACATGTTGGCAAAACTGGCTGAGTCCCGTGGTTTGGAAGGTGCGATCATCAACGGCTGCGCAAGAGACGTGGCGGACATGGCCGAATTGAATCTTGGAGTGTTGGCCCTTGGCAGCATGCCGTTAAAGAGCAAGAAGGAGGGCAAAGGAAGGCGGGATGTAATCCTCCAGTTTGGCGGCGTTGTGTGGACACCGGGCCACTATGTTTATGCGGACGAGGATGGGGTTGTGATTGCCGGGAGGGCTTTGCTGTAA
- a CDS encoding aldehyde ferredoxin oxidoreductase family protein has translation MKLGGYRNRVAWVNLSDRSVEYKGINEEDAVKYIGGRGLGVKWLLDNGPEVEAFSPDNLLCVMTGPLTGTRVNMSGRLCVVTKSPLTGTVTDSHMGGWTAARLKWANFDALVFKGQSEKPVYLYVEDGNAEVRDASDLWGLGVRATIQKLKDKYGSDDISVMAIGQAGENLVKFASIINEHDRSAGRGGTGAVMGHKNLKAIVIKGKSNMPKPADEEKYKVAIRNGLKAIMESPVTAPNKGGLSLYGTNVLMNVTNTVGALPARNSQVSHFEGADDISGETVRNTILVEEPTCHACPVACKKLVEVPDGKYKTRVESYEYESAWALGANCGTNNRDAIAYMIDQCNEYGLDTIEMGNALSTAMEAFEKGLHQERIDWGDVDLMIEWIRKTAFREGIGNILAEGPGRAATAFGNPKLAMVVKNQSIPAYDPRGIQGIGLGYATSNRGACHLRGYSVASEIMGIPEPTDRLKAEGKGALVKLFQDIHSFSDSLDICKFSAFAEGLPEYAEQYSAVVGIELTPEDVLRIGERIYNLERYYNNLAGFGGADDTLPERFLTEGGTGGSAGEVSKLPEMLKEYYEVRGWVDGQVPESKLRELEIIA, from the coding sequence ATGAAGCTGGGAGGATATCGCAACAGGGTGGCTTGGGTGAATTTGTCTGACCGAAGTGTGGAATACAAAGGAATCAATGAGGAAGACGCCGTCAAATATATCGGCGGCCGCGGCCTTGGCGTCAAGTGGCTGCTTGATAACGGGCCTGAAGTGGAAGCGTTTTCACCTGACAATCTGCTATGTGTAATGACGGGCCCCCTGACGGGAACCCGTGTCAATATGAGCGGTCGCTTATGCGTGGTAACCAAATCGCCGTTAACGGGAACAGTGACCGACTCGCATATGGGGGGCTGGACCGCCGCCCGGTTGAAGTGGGCTAACTTTGACGCTCTGGTCTTCAAGGGGCAGAGTGAAAAACCTGTCTATCTGTATGTGGAAGACGGCAATGCGGAAGTCCGCGATGCCTCCGACCTCTGGGGCCTTGGAGTTCGGGCGACGATTCAGAAGCTGAAAGACAAATATGGAAGTGATGACATAAGTGTGATGGCCATTGGCCAAGCAGGCGAGAATCTGGTGAAATTCGCCTCCATTATTAATGAACATGACCGTTCAGCAGGGCGTGGAGGTACGGGGGCGGTTATGGGCCACAAAAATCTGAAAGCGATCGTGATCAAGGGCAAGTCCAACATGCCCAAACCGGCAGATGAAGAAAAGTACAAAGTGGCGATCCGGAACGGGCTGAAAGCGATCATGGAAAGTCCGGTTACAGCACCGAACAAAGGCGGTCTGTCACTCTACGGAACCAACGTATTGATGAACGTGACCAACACGGTTGGCGCACTGCCTGCCCGAAACTCCCAGGTTTCGCATTTTGAAGGTGCGGATGATATCAGCGGAGAAACAGTGCGCAATACGATACTTGTTGAAGAGCCCACCTGCCACGCTTGCCCGGTGGCATGCAAAAAGTTGGTGGAGGTGCCGGACGGCAAGTACAAGACTCGCGTAGAGTCTTACGAGTATGAATCCGCTTGGGCGCTGGGGGCCAACTGTGGAACCAACAATCGTGACGCGATTGCCTATATGATTGACCAGTGCAACGAATACGGCCTTGATACCATCGAAATGGGGAACGCCCTCTCAACCGCCATGGAAGCCTTTGAGAAGGGGCTGCATCAGGAGCGGATCGATTGGGGGGATGTGGATCTGATGATTGAATGGATCCGAAAAACCGCATTTCGTGAAGGAATTGGCAACATTCTGGCAGAAGGTCCCGGACGTGCTGCAACTGCTTTTGGCAACCCGAAACTGGCGATGGTTGTCAAGAATCAGTCGATTCCCGCCTATGATCCGCGCGGCATTCAGGGGATTGGTCTGGGCTATGCCACCAGCAACCGCGGGGCATGTCATTTGCGCGGGTACTCCGTAGCCAGCGAGATCATGGGGATTCCCGAGCCGACGGACCGTTTAAAAGCGGAGGGCAAAGGCGCCCTTGTAAAGCTGTTTCAGGATATTCACTCCTTCTCCGATTCCCTTGACATCTGCAAGTTCTCCGCGTTTGCGGAAGGGTTGCCCGAGTACGCCGAGCAATATTCGGCAGTTGTGGGGATTGAACTTACCCCGGAAGATGTACTGCGGATTGGGGAGCGAATCTACAACCTGGAACGTTACTACAATAACCTTGCCGGATTTGGCGGTGCAGACGATACCCTGCCTGAACGTTTCCTGACGGAAGGCGGAACAGGCGGAAGTGCAGGCGAAGTCAGCAAGCTGCCGGAAATGCTTAAAGAATATTATGAGGTCCGGGGTTGGGTGGATGGTCAGGTGCCGGAATCCAAACTGCGGGAATTGGAGATTATTGCTTAA